Proteins encoded in a region of the Streptomyces violaceoruber genome:
- a CDS encoding (Fe-S)-binding protein, translated as MQLAAIIVSLVLIVVGVALFGRAVLQIVNYMRLGQPVPAGTRTNDPVDRTVTVVREFLGHTRMNRWGIVGVAHWFVAVGFFSLLLTIVNAVGQLFQADWILPVIGDWAPYNVFVEFIGTMTVLGILVLIVIRQLSHPRKPGRKSRFAGSNFGQAYFVEAVILIVGVCIFMLHALEGALHHVDGYEASFFVSYPVVSALRDADLGTLQNLVYFFAALKIATSFIWMITVALKTDMGVAWHRFLAFPNIWFKRDAKGGTALGALLPMTSGGKPIDFTDPGDDDVFGVSQVEQFSWKGLLDFSTCTECGRCQSQCPAWNTGKPLSPKLLIMSLRDHAHAKAPYLLAGGGKTMEGEEKASAEQLAGVPAAALAEAERPLIGTLEENGVIDPDVLWSCTTCGACVEQCPVDIEHVDHIVDMRRYQVMIESAFPSEAGTMLKNLEKKGNPWGLAKKQRLEWLKELDFEVPVVGKDIEDLTEVEYLYWVGCAGALEDRAKKTTKAFAELLHIAGVKFAIMGGDEKCTGDSARRLGNEPLFQELGMENVMSLNAAFGEEMDEDGKVVPESAKPKSAKKIVATCPHCLNTLGNEYPQLGGDYEVVHHTQLLQHLVDEGKLVPVTPVEGIITYHDPCYLGRHNKIYTPPREIIAAVPGVRNEEMHRHKERGFCCGAGGARMWMEERIGKRINNERVDEALSVNPDIVSTACPFCLVMLTDSVNGKKNDGKAKESIQVVDVAQLLLDSVKTPADPTGEPEPESEPTPEPVK; from the coding sequence CGGCCGCGCCGTCCTGCAGATCGTCAACTACATGCGGCTGGGCCAGCCGGTGCCGGCCGGAACGCGGACCAACGACCCCGTGGACCGCACCGTCACCGTGGTCAGGGAGTTCCTCGGCCACACCCGGATGAACCGCTGGGGCATCGTCGGTGTGGCGCACTGGTTCGTCGCGGTGGGCTTCTTCTCCCTGCTGCTGACCATCGTCAACGCCGTCGGCCAGCTCTTCCAGGCCGACTGGATCCTGCCGGTCATCGGCGACTGGGCGCCGTACAACGTCTTCGTCGAGTTCATCGGCACGATGACGGTGCTCGGCATCCTGGTCCTGATCGTGATCCGGCAGCTGTCCCACCCGCGCAAGCCGGGCCGCAAGTCCCGCTTCGCCGGCTCCAACTTCGGCCAGGCGTACTTCGTCGAGGCCGTCATCCTCATCGTCGGCGTCTGCATCTTCATGCTGCACGCGCTGGAGGGCGCCCTCCACCACGTGGACGGCTACGAGGCGTCGTTCTTCGTCTCGTACCCGGTCGTCTCCGCGCTCCGGGACGCGGACCTCGGCACCCTCCAGAACCTCGTCTACTTCTTCGCCGCGCTGAAGATCGCGACCTCCTTCATCTGGATGATCACGGTCGCCCTGAAGACCGACATGGGCGTGGCCTGGCACCGCTTCCTGGCCTTCCCGAACATCTGGTTCAAGCGCGACGCGAAGGGCGGCACCGCGCTCGGCGCGCTGCTCCCGATGACCTCGGGCGGCAAGCCGATCGACTTCACCGACCCCGGCGACGACGACGTCTTCGGCGTCTCCCAGGTCGAGCAGTTCTCCTGGAAGGGCCTGCTGGACTTCTCCACCTGCACCGAGTGCGGCCGCTGCCAGTCGCAGTGCCCCGCCTGGAACACCGGCAAGCCGCTCTCCCCCAAGCTCCTGATCATGTCCCTGCGCGACCACGCGCACGCCAAGGCCCCCTACCTGCTGGCCGGCGGCGGCAAGACGATGGAGGGCGAGGAGAAGGCGTCCGCGGAGCAGCTGGCGGGCGTGCCCGCGGCCGCGCTGGCGGAGGCCGAGCGCCCGCTGATCGGCACGCTGGAGGAGAACGGCGTCATCGACCCCGACGTCCTGTGGTCCTGCACCACCTGCGGCGCCTGCGTCGAGCAGTGCCCGGTCGACATCGAGCACGTCGACCACATCGTCGACATGCGCCGCTACCAGGTCATGATCGAGTCGGCGTTCCCGTCCGAGGCGGGCACGATGCTCAAGAACCTGGAGAAGAAGGGCAACCCCTGGGGCCTGGCGAAGAAGCAGCGCCTGGAGTGGCTCAAGGAGCTGGACTTCGAGGTCCCGGTCGTCGGCAAGGACATCGAGGACCTCACCGAGGTCGAGTACCTGTACTGGGTCGGCTGCGCCGGCGCCCTGGAGGACCGCGCCAAGAAGACCACCAAGGCCTTCGCCGAGCTGCTGCACATCGCGGGCGTCAAGTTCGCGATCATGGGCGGCGACGAGAAGTGCACCGGCGACTCCGCCCGCCGCCTCGGCAACGAGCCCCTGTTCCAGGAGCTCGGCATGGAGAACGTCATGTCCCTCAACGCCGCCTTCGGCGAGGAGATGGACGAGGACGGCAAGGTGGTGCCCGAGTCGGCGAAGCCCAAGTCGGCCAAGAAGATCGTCGCCACCTGCCCGCACTGCCTCAACACCCTCGGCAACGAGTACCCGCAGCTCGGCGGCGACTACGAGGTCGTCCACCACACCCAGCTGCTCCAGCACCTGGTCGACGAGGGCAAGCTGGTCCCGGTCACCCCGGTCGAGGGCATCATCACCTACCACGACCCCTGCTACCTGGGCCGCCACAACAAGATCTACACCCCGCCGCGCGAGATCATCGCCGCCGTCCCGGGCGTCCGGAACGAGGAGATGCACCGCCACAAGGAGCGCGGCTTCTGCTGCGGCGCCGGCGGCGCGCGGATGTGGATGGAGGAGCGGATCGGCAAGCGCATCAACAACGAGCGCGTCGACGAGGCCCTGTCCGTCAACCCCGACATCGTCTCCACCGCCTGCCCCTTCTGCCTCGTCATGCTGACGGACTCCGTCAACGGCAAGAAGAACGACGGCAAGGCCAAGGAGTCCATCCAGGTCGTCGACGTCGCCCAGCTCCTGCTGGACTCCGTCAAGACCCCGGCCGACCCCACCGGCGAGCCGGAGCCGGAGAGCGAGCCGACGCC